DNA sequence from the Longimicrobium terrae genome:
TGACGGCCATCGCCCCGGTGCACGCCTCCCCCTCCCCCTCCGCGCCGGCGGAGGAGGAGGACGAGCGCGTTCTGCTGGAGGGCGTGCGCCGCGGCGACCCCGCCGCGTTCGACCGGCTGGTGACGCGGTACATGCGCCGCGCGTTCGGCGTGGCCCACCGGCTGCTGGGCAACCGCGAAGACGCAGAGGACCTGGTGCAGGACGCCTTTCTGACCGTGCTCGCCCGGATCGACGGATTCGATCCGGCCCGCCCGTTCGCGCCCTGGTTCTTCCGCATCCTGGTCAACCGGGGATTGAACCAGCGCAAGGCGCGGGCGATCCGCGCCACCGACCCCATTCCGGACACCGCCGCCGCCGGCGCGCACTCCCCGGAGCGGCAGGCCGAACAGGCGGAGCTGCGCGACCGGCTGCGGGTGGCGATCGACCATCTTCCCGAGCGGCAGCGGGTGATCGTACAGCTGTACGAGATGGAAGGGTTCGGCGGGCCGGAGATCGCCGAAATCCTGGAGATCAGCGATGGAACGGTGCGCTGGCACCTTCACGAGGCGCGCCGGGCACTGCGGCAGGCTTTGGCCGTGTATGACAGGAAAGGTGATGGATGATGGATCCGATCGAACGCGACCCGCTGCTGGCCGCGCTGCGCGATGAACCGCGCGACGAGCCGGACTGGGAGCGGCTGCGCGGCCGCGTGGCCGCGGCGGCGCAATTGCCGCTGGCCCGCCGCCGCGCCGCCCCGCGCGCAGCGGGTTCGCGATGGCTGCGCGCGCTCCTTCCGCTGGCCGCCGCGGCGGGAATCGCCGGGCTGGCGTGGACGGCGCTGGACCGGCGTCCGGCCCCGCTCACCCCCGCGGAGCGCAGCGAAATCGACGCGGCCGTGGCGGAGGGGCTGCCGGACCAGGTGCGCCTCCTGCTGTCTGGCGAGGCCGCCGAAGCCGCGCTGCTGGACGTGGTTGAGCTACGCCCGATGGCGGAAACCGAAAGCTGATCAGAACCCTTCCCGCCACGAACGCGCAATTCAACTGCATCTACCCGGGGACGCAGTCTGTGCAGCTCGTGGCGGGAGCCGTAAGGTTTTGCGCCGCAAGGGAATGGACATTCCGTGGGGGCGCTTGACATATGGGGCGCCGACCCGTAAAACCATGGGGCGCGAGGCGGAAAAGCCTGTCTGCGCGGGCCGCCGCGAGGGCGGCCCACAGAGCCTGTCCCGCCGCCCGCGCGGCGGGTCTTTGTTTACTTGGACGGCACCCATGAACGCAGCCATCTTTATCGACGGCGGGTACTTTGACCGGGTTTCCCGGGACTGCGGCTCGCCGCGCATCGACTTCGGAAAGCTTTCCGCCGAACTGGCGCGTCCGCACGAACTGCTGCGGACCTACTATTATCACTGCCTTCCGTACATGGGCCCCAACCCCTCCGAACAGGACCAGGAGCGGTACGACAACAAGCATCGCTTCTTCAACGCCCTGACCCGGCTGAACCGGTTCGAGGTGCGCGAGGGCAAGCTGGAGTACCGCGGAACGGACCGGGAGACGGAGCGCCCCATCTTTGAGCAGAAGCGGGTGGACATCTACCTGGGCGTGGACCTGGCGATGCTGGCGGTAAAGCAGCGGATTCACCGCGCCATTCTGGTCACCGGCGACAGCGACTTCCTTCCCGCCATCCGCGCGGCCAAGAACGAGGGCGTGCTGGTGCACCTGTACCATGGCAGCGGGCCGCAGCAGCCGCACAAGGATCTGTGGGACGAGGTGGACGAGCGCACCACCATCACCCCCGACCTTCTTTCGCACTTTCTGCTCTGACCGTCGTCGGTTCGATGACAGAACGCCCGCCGCGATCCTCGTGATCGCGGCGGGCGTTTTCGTTTCTCGTGTCTCTTGAACAACTGCCGTTTCACACGGAGGTCACGGAGGATGCACGGAGGGCACGGAGGAAAAGAAAGAAGAAAAGGAAGGGCCTCACGCAGAGCCACGGAGACGCAGAGAAAGACGGGGAAGCGATGAGTTCAACCTGAAGTCCTTCTTTCTGTTCTTCTCTCTGTGTCTCTGCGGCTCTGTGTGAGGAAGTCTGTTGTTACCTTTACTCCGTGACCTCCGTGCATCCTCCGTGGCCTCCGTGTGAAACGGCAGTTCAGAGCGATCCGCGCCGCTTCACATCCAGGTAGCGGTTGATGACCGCCGGCACGGCATCTCCGGGGCGCGTGTCGGCCACCAGCACCCCGGAGCGCTGCATGGATGCGAGAGCGGCGGCGCGCGCCTGCAGAAGCTCCTCGGCGGCGGCGCGGCGGTACACGCCGGCCTCATCATCCGCGGGCGCGGCGGCGGCGGCTTCCACGTCCGGGTTGCGGATGGCCACCACCAGCGGCAGGTGCTTCTCCGCCGCGCGCCCCAGCTGCGAAACGACCGCGGCGGACGAGAGCGGGTCCAGGATGTCGGTGAACAGCACCAGCAGCGACCGCTTGCGCACCTGCTTGGAAAGATAGGTGAACGCGGCGGGATAGTTGGGCTCCACCATGGAGGCGTGCACCTGCCCCAGCGCCTCCGAAAGCCGCGTCATGGAGTTGCGAGCCGGGGGGATGAAGGCGTGCACCCGGTCGGAAAAGACCAGCAGCCCCACCGCGTCGTCGTGCACGCCGGCCACGTCCGCCAGCAGCAGCGCGGCGGTCAGCGCGTAGTCCAGCCGCTCGCGCTCCCCCACCTTCTGCGTCATCAGGCGGCCGGCATCGATGCACAGCACCACGTTCTGCCGCCGCTCCACCTGGTACTGCCGCATGATCAGCGCGCCGCGCCGCGCGGAGGCCTTCCAGTCCAGGCTGCGCGGATCGTCGCCCCGCACGTACTCGCGCAGGCTCTCGAACTGCCCGCCCTCGCCGCGCTGGCGCATGCTGCGGAAGCCGGCGTCGCGCAGCCGGTTGCGCAGGCCCAGCAGCCGGTAGCGCTTTCCCTCGTTCACGCCGGGCACCACGCGCAGCGGGTCTGCCCGGTGCACGCGCCGCTGCCGCCACGCGAATCCCGCGGGGCCCGCCACCCGCAGGTGCACGTCGCCCAGCAGGGCGTCACCGCGCCGGTCGGCGCGCACCGTGTACGCCACCCGCTCCTCGCGCCGGTCGCCCAGCCACGTGTCCGCCACGTCCGCGCCCACCCGCGACAGGATGGCGGGAAGGTCGTCCGTCACCTGCACGCGCACGCGGCGCGCGGCGCGGTTGTCCAGCAGCAGCGCCACTTCCGCGTCCGCCCCCAGCGCAATGCGCGGCGGCGAACGGCGGGACACGCGCAGCTTGTCCTCACCCGGCACGGCCAGGGCGTCCGCCGCCAGCGCCAGCACGAGGATGGCGTCCAGCAGCAGCGCCAGGGGCGCGTTCACCAGAAAGACGAGGGACGCCGCCGCCGCCAGCGTAAGCCAGCGGCCCGTGGGAAGCACGTTCAGCTGCACGCGGCTCAGCGCGGGGCGGGAAGGGTGGAGAGCAGCCCGGCCAGGCGCCCGTCCACCGACTGCCCCTCCACCTCGGCCTCCGGCGTCAGCACCACGCGGTGGCGCAGAACGGGAAGGGCCAGCGCCTTGACGTCGTCGGGCACCACGAAGTCGCGGCCGGACAGAAAGGCTTCGGCCCGCGCGGCCAGAAAGAGCGACACCCCGGCGCGCGGCGACGCGCCCAGCGCCAGGCTGGGCTCCTCGCGCGTGGAGCGCACGATGCGGGTGATGTAGTCCAGAATCGTCGGCTCCACGTGCACCGTCGC
Encoded proteins:
- a CDS encoding NYN domain-containing protein, with product MNAAIFIDGGYFDRVSRDCGSPRIDFGKLSAELARPHELLRTYYYHCLPYMGPNPSEQDQERYDNKHRFFNALTRLNRFEVREGKLEYRGTDRETERPIFEQKRVDIYLGVDLAMLAVKQRIHRAILVTGDSDFLPAIRAAKNEGVLVHLYHGSGPQQPHKDLWDEVDERTTITPDLLSHFLL
- a CDS encoding sigma-70 family RNA polymerase sigma factor, which produces MTAIAPVHASPSPSAPAEEEDERVLLEGVRRGDPAAFDRLVTRYMRRAFGVAHRLLGNREDAEDLVQDAFLTVLARIDGFDPARPFAPWFFRILVNRGLNQRKARAIRATDPIPDTAAAGAHSPERQAEQAELRDRLRVAIDHLPERQRVIVQLYEMEGFGGPEIAEILEISDGTVRWHLHEARRALRQALAVYDRKGDG
- a CDS encoding DUF58 domain-containing protein — its product is MQLNVLPTGRWLTLAAAASLVFLVNAPLALLLDAILVLALAADALAVPGEDKLRVSRRSPPRIALGADAEVALLLDNRAARRVRVQVTDDLPAILSRVGADVADTWLGDRREERVAYTVRADRRGDALLGDVHLRVAGPAGFAWRQRRVHRADPLRVVPGVNEGKRYRLLGLRNRLRDAGFRSMRQRGEGGQFESLREYVRGDDPRSLDWKASARRGALIMRQYQVERRQNVVLCIDAGRLMTQKVGERERLDYALTAALLLADVAGVHDDAVGLLVFSDRVHAFIPPARNSMTRLSEALGQVHASMVEPNYPAAFTYLSKQVRKRSLLVLFTDILDPLSSAAVVSQLGRAAEKHLPLVVAIRNPDVEAAAAAPADDEAGVYRRAAAEELLQARAAALASMQRSGVLVADTRPGDAVPAVINRYLDVKRRGSL